The DNA segment tgcttcagttttgcCACGAGCAGAGCCTGTTGGCAGCAAGTTGGTCTAAGAAAGATGGGGtctggggaggaagggagccACGTAAAGGCCAAGTGAGATGAGAGGCAGTCTGTGCCGTTGACATgaaagggaagaggcagaggtAATGTGCCGTTCCAGTGTGCTTTTCAAATACTTGCTTGGGACTGCAGTCAAAAGCCCAAGGGGAATGCTAGaagaaacagaactaaaaatgctttttgcctGGTGATTTCCAGTTAAGTGGGAGATCTCTTCCACAAAATCTGGTCTGCCATTATCTACAGCTTGTAGCACTCAAACCAGTTAAACCCAgatgtggaaataaaaatggtttcTGCAGTCTGCACTACATAGTGCATTTTGTGCTGGGCATATAAAATTAAGCAATACAAACAAAAGTTCATGCAAGCAAGCTAAATCCCATATTAGTATCAGAAACTAAGAAGTATTTGTTGCATAATCCAAAACAGTCTTTAGTAATGACATagtaaagaaataattcatttataGTGAAAGTAGCCTAGGGTTCCGTATCTCCATACCTTCACCAGCTTTAAATTACTTGAATATTCCCTTGGGCAACGCTTCACTCTGTCATGTCACCCTCCTCCCAGAACTCCTTTCTCTCTCATTAGCAGgaaatttctgctgaaatgtcTGTTGAAAATATTTAGCTTTGTTCCTTCAGCAGGTATCTTCATTTGTCCTGCAGATATCGCAGTCATAGTACACGCTGAAACATAAATTGTAAGCTTTTAGGCTCCTCTAAGCTAATAAATCAaattgaagattatttttttaaaatgctggatTACATCTCTAAAAACCAACTAAAACATCTTCAAGTGCCTCACATTATCTACAGCTCTTTTAGATGTCATTAACAGTCACATAAGTGGCATGCTGAAAATCAGACTTTGTTACAGGGGGTTCTCTGGCTTTTTACtgtccttttttaatttaaagcactTTCAGCAATGGTATTAGGctcttctcttctccccaggggtgtgggggggaatGGACGGGTGGGCAGCAGGGGAAATAAATACTGTTACATATTTCATGCATCAATCAGATGCTGGTAACCTGCTGATGGTTACCAGAGAAGCATCAGTGTTAACCTCTGTCTCATCATGCTCTCTTACAccttcaggaaaataatgacAAGTGCTGAAGAAGGCTTGATTTCAGGTAAGGACAGCTCAGCCTTACTCCTAGCAGGACAAAGCAGGTCCTAAATGTTCCAGTACTTCAGGGCCTGTGGCTCTTTGCAGCTCCCGCCCATGAACAGAAGGCCCCACTGGTCATTCATGGCTCTACCTGGTTCTGACACCATTAACTGCAGTGGGACTTCACCAGCTCACTGCACATGAGGATTTTGTTCCATCAGCCTCGGGAATAactgctgatttacaccagcgTGAACACGGAATTAACATGAGTACTCTTAATAGGATACCAGTTCAGAAGTAAGAAGACTGAATGCTAAGGTTCCATTGTCTTGAATTAAAACACTAGTGTTGAAAggtcttttgaaaaaaattttgtgTCAGTATAGCATCGCAAGCCCTGGAGCAGCACCGTTAACTGCAGTTCATGGCAGTGCAAAAAGCAGTTTGATAGCAGATGTTAGTCTATTCTATTCTGAGTAATTcctaacaaattaaaaacaaatgctacCTTAAATCCTGTGAgaacttttatatatatatataaaaatctagAGCACAACATCTGTTCTTTATCAGtttttgtaaatacaaaaataatttagccATATGTAACCTGTCATTAATGCACACTTAAGGACAacttaccttttaaaaatttacagcTCATTTTCAATAACAATCAAAATAAGATAGCAGAGATCCATGATTGTTAATTACTTTCATAATGCAGCAATGTTGATCAGTAGTTTTCAAAACAATTAAGCAGTTGTCCTGAGGTTTAACAGTATGCTTTATATGCCATTGTAGccattgaaattattttttgtatagAATTACAGCAAATTCTCCACCAGAGAGAGCTGTTGCAAAATTTTTCCAACAGCTGTTGAACATGATTATTTCATTGATTTATAACCCAAATTATTAAATTCACCATGACAGGTGCAGATGAATCATGTAGTTTATTCCACTggtcaaagaaaataatttaaagggCAAAGCGATATACCTAACAAGGCCTTTTGGTTCATTTCTCAAATATTTATATGctgattaaatgaaaacaaaacaaaaaccccacaaaccaaactGAAACTCTTTCTCCATAATCTACCAGACTCTCGGGAACGGCAGAAATGCTTACAATTTCACAGAGCACCTTCAGAAGCTCTGCAGGTCTAGGGGAGGAGGTGCAGTACAAATTGTGGCTCCGTTAGAGGAATGTCTAGTGACTGCATGGGAGAAATAAGATGCACAATGCACTGGCAGCCATGATGTAACGTAGAAACCTGTTTTACTTCATTGCAAACGAATGGACAATATATATTGTacaatatataataaaaatacagctgataCAAGTGCCACTAATTAACCAAAAAACTAATGTTAAGACttaaaaatgctcattttttgTAATATATACACCGCAGTAATAAGCCACAATAAATACATCAAATTCCATATCATTcataataaatactgaaaatataaatacagaataatacAGTTAATttgaataaattattataaCATAAGGTCTAAGTTAAGTTATGTTGAATATTATTGTAGCTTATATTACCCTTTGGCATCTTTGATGTTacaacttgttttaaaaaaaagaaaggaaattaaggaAATGTGTAGTTCGTGAAGcttgaaattatttccatgtACAGATTTTAAGATGaactttctttccctttgcttcttcaaacagttttaaaagcagcagtcaAATTAAATATGTTGCTTTACTGTTGAAATCTCCGCAATTTTAGTATGCAAGATCATCTGTAATGGAAAATGTTAAGTACTTAAcgcaattatttttctcaaaaattagCAAAGTTAGACATGATatacaaattttaaacaaatggcTGCAATTACACCACAATTTTACTAGTCCCATTTGAATGGATTACATGTCTGAAAGACCATCAACTTAAGTGCTTCTGAATCCATGCCGTGGTGTGCTACTTACCACTTGCCAACAAAAGacttcaaaagcattttatattcttatggggaaatacatatatacagagAGATGAACCACCTAAATGACAGGGCTGGACTAGACAGTGTAAATGTTATGTGGTTTGTATTtgttaaaacaatgaaaacactTCAATCAAAAAACGTATAAAGCGTcgggtttgtttgttttttacaaaattGCTATCTATTAGTTGTAGAtggaaacaaatcaaaataacCAACTGCCATGTTTTATGTCAACAGGTATTAaccaatacatttttattaattattttaatttgtaaaagaTTATTACACTAGAATGCAATTTAACTTAAAAGATCAACTTTACTAAGACAATATTAAAGGCTGAGGCTCTTAGGAACAGATTTGTAATCTACAGCTTTTGACTATTTTTGCACTGTTAAATGTCTAGCGCTTATTTTACATCAAACACTTTTCACAAACTACACTTCAGACATATTTCTGTAGAAGTGCCTATAATCAGTCAATTAAAAGGGCCCAGTTGTTATGCATTATTTATGTGGACATTGTTATGTGAGAACTAAAGTGGTGGCATCTGTGTGAAATGGTTTGAAAAAACAGCATGcttgcttctggttttgctttaagaGAACCAGCTGCCAGCGCACACAATGATGCAATCTTTTCAAGAAGCTTAAAACTCATGCTCAATCTACGTGTCGGAGACTCACAAACGGATGGCTGGTTCTTTACAGTGGTCCCCCAGTACCCCAGCAAGGCTGACCTTCACCTATAATCCAACCCAGAATTTCACTCTTTAGatcatctttaaaaagttttaagatagagaaacctaaaaaaaaaaagtagctgcCATAACATACCATGTCTCATTTGAAAATCCTAAGCTAAAATGCTAATAAAGAGGGcagctatttcttcttttagtgTTTTGTTATCTGAAGAACAGGTTAGATTAGAACCTGGGAGCGGAGTTAACTGAAATGACATTGAACATGACTTTGCAGTTGCCATAGGTAAAGAAAAGACATGGTATCAATGCTTCTAGggtgttgctttgctttgtttttaccCCATGCTTTTGGATAAGTCTTTTATTTAATGTCTGCCTGTAGACAACCAGTGTGGAAAAATGACATTGCCTGTTTGCACTGAGTTCAGGTttggtttaaaatatattaaataacagaataaatattATGATCTAACATGGCCAAGCTTGTAGTGAACATGCATATACCTTCCCGTCTTTGCTCTGGGGATAtcttaatttcccttttttccttcatttctttccatatataatgttttcttttgcccttcagaagaaaaaattgtcCTCGTCAATCTATCTCTTGCCttcatccttctttttctctaaaTTGCCCATTCTGTCCTACCCTCACTCACTCCAGGGCATATCCACTCATGCCTCAAGACAAAGGATTATCTTGATCCTTGTGTTAGAACAGCGGTGTTCATTTGTGTCTTCCACcgtttttcctttccattgaGAAAAGCTAATCTGGTCTTGTTGGATTgttggaaaaatgcattttgaagagATCATATGTATGAGGCAAACTTCTTTTGGCTCGGTTCCATTTGACGCTCATTCACAAAATACCCAAGTAAAACAAGTGTCATTGTTAAGAACCAAATTAAGATaattgaataaataaatgaggtttgccttttgcctgttttcttgctgttctcccaccaccaccaccccaccccgccGCCTTGGATGAAGGACTATCATCTTCTCAATTGAGAAGCAGCAATACAGAGCATCATGAATATGGTTCTCCAGTCAGTGGAATTCTGTGTAGTGGGTATCCTGCTCACCATAAAGCCTATGCAGCAGTAGAGCAATATAcattttaacttttcctttttaagatcTAGTTCACTTCTATTTtataaaaggtttttttttagtttacttatattaggaaaaaaagaagaagaagaaatcataACAGTAGTTTGAAGGAAACTTTTGTTCCCCTAAGTGatggttttctgctttccctaGTCTTGGATTTCCATCCTGTACTGGGCTGTGCTGTATCAAGAATGACACTCTTCCCCTGGATCTACATGCTTCAGGAGGCAACAAGGATCTCCTACCACATCTCTGCAGCCTGCGGGGTAGgtttcctcctgtttgtttgtgtgtgtgtgaaggggGAGTCTACAGACCCCCACTGGGACTGCTACCTTGTGACTTTCAGATTCAGAGCCAACAGAGGACTATTTTTCACCTCAGTTTGGATCTATTTACATGCTAATACTaagtggaaaatgaaattattttttttagcaaaataaagGATAAATAGCAGAGAGGACACTAGAGTTGCCCTTGTGCTCAATTTTAATGAAGAGCCTTACTGTAAAACAGACCTTTCCAGACACTAAGatgaagggaggaaggaattaaaaagaaaggactAAGGCTGCAAAACATCTGTTTCATGAATTGGATGTTcttataaaaagtaaaattcctGGTATCAGCCATTAGGGTAGCGGAAAGTTCTCTAGGATTTTATAACATTTCTCCTTAAGCGAAAACAGTACTCTGGAAAATTTAATAGCaacaaaagtaaaagcaaaagctgcctCTGATTTAGGAGTAGGAAGAGACAGTGAGCAGGAAGCAGTTACAAAGAACTCAAGCTTTTGTTCACTCAAACATCTTTACAACTAAATAGCACTTGTTAATCACTTCACAATGTTCACGCTTTGTATTTCACACTTCTTGGAGAAAATGGACAATTAATAATTTGCACATGGACAGCGATTACAGAGAACAGCAAAATTAAggaatacttttaaaaaatttgggAACATTGAGAAAGCAAATGTTGAGATTTCTCCTACCAAGGAGTATGTTAATGAACTAGactctgttttgaaaataacagTAGCTTTCTACCATTCTAAAAAAATAGTAATcagatttaatattttagaaataaattctaTAGAATATATTCTCTGAGTTAATTCTAGTTTTTCTAAGTATTTTACATCAAATGTTGTGCAACCATAGTACGGTAGATGACAGAATTACTCTTTAGCCTCAGTGGGAAAGCCTCACACCCCTAAACATTGAACCATTTCCCATACCATCCTCTTCTGCCCCTGTTCCCAACTGCTTCAGGAAATTAAACAACtggcacatttttttcatgagtTTATACAACACATGAGCTATAATATGGGCGTTTCTTATTTagcaaatgccttttaaaacagTACCATGGGCGCCTCTTGCTTTAGCTCTGAGTAAGGGCATCTGctttcctgcaggagcagcctcGGGAAGCAGTTTCAACTGAGAGAATTCAGCTGGCAAAAGAAGATAACACGCGGGGGAATAAGACTGCCTGTTGCTGCCAAGTATAGCGTTGCAGGCAAACTACAATCTTGCTGCTCAAATGTTAAGCACTCAACAGGTAAGTGTTTTAAATTCAACACAGCTTTTATTCTAATATTCACCACGAAATTTATTGTTACACTTGCGCTCGTTAATCTCCTCCATGGAAAAAAGagcttgcttttgctgtgtttcaagTTAGTGGTAAGATTTCTATTCGCCTCTGAGCTGGACTGGGCTTTATTGGGAAAGTGACTTAGTTTGCAGTACAAAAATTTAGTTATGATACCAAAATAGgcagaaaaaaccctgtattttgCCTGTtctatagaattatttttttatcaccATATCTCCAAGTACCTTACAAACCAGAGCACAGAGAATGGAAATGACACATCAGGACAAAGGCAAAGCCAACAGAACCCAGGTCTCCTCTGTCTAAGCCCAGTACTCTCTACCCAGTATATCACATTTTTATCAAAGAGCCtgggaaatattaaaaacataatacatgttctgttttgcttaaaaatgtatGTACACAATCTTTAACAAACTAGCTGTGTTTCATGAAGATAACCTCCCGACTGTGCGGCAGGGAATGCTACATGATCTGTCTGTTAGCACGCTTACTGAAATACGACACGCAGATAAAGAGTAGAAACTGGATCTGGATCAGTTAGCAATCCTAGTGAGTAACAACACCATGAATACTACATGCAGTTTCTGCAGAACTTGGACAAAAGGCAGGATCGCATTGTTAACTGACAGTTAACAGATCAGTGAGCAGGCTGAACCGTATTTATAGCAAGTGATAGTTACTGCGATAGCGTAATCAATggccttaaaataaataaatgtcaaCTCAAATTATGATTCACTAGCAGGATCTTGAGTAAATGAAAATTAGTTAAACTTTACAAATCTAGCACTTTCTAACATAAATGGCATACACCTCATCAAAgaattctttaaagaaaaggggaaagaaagctTAGAAACTTCCACTGaccagcttttcattttttaaaggatgttCCAGTAGGCATGAGTTATAGCTCTTAAGAAACAATTGCAATTGCTGCAATTTTGCCAGAAAAGTTCTAGTTTTACGTCTATAGTCAGTTACAGCCTTATATATAAACTTAtaacaatgcattttttttccaagagagACAACATTCACATTGTAGGCAAAAAGGTATCCAGTTTTAGGTGCTGTTCCAGTGATCTGTgtgaaaattctgttttgttttaaagagggAAATGCTTGTGTTAtgacttatttttctgaactacATAGCGTAATCGTAAATATCTGATTTATTACCTGGCTTCTTAAGAGTGATTATCAGTAGCCAGATATTTTGGGAAATAAACCTGATAGAGCTATTAATGAAGTAAATATTTCCACAAGTGATGTACTGTCGATACAGAAGCAAATAATGCTGCTTGTCATTTAGTAACATAATACTTTTATCACAAAGAAATAAGCTTAGCCAAAATGAAAGGACTGGTTATCAACATTAATATTAACCAACTGGGAAATGGGAGACATCATAGATTATTACATACTAGCCCAGAAAATACGTTAGAACATTTTTCCATCCCATAATTTAAGTCTGATTTTCATTATATGAagagtactttttttcttctaaacaaaACTTCGATGTCTATTCAAAGGGTGGGAATCTTGACTCTCACCTGATTTCTACAGCCTACTCTAGCTTAGATTTCACATTAGAATTAGCCTGTCTGTTTTGGTCAGGGCTGTGACTTTTTTTCACTCCAGTAAACATATAAATGCTAGAAAAGGCCTTAGCTTTGCTATTTGCTGATATGGAATTGTTTGGGGAACAGGTTTAgcctgtataaaaaaaaaaaggaggtttctggtgttctttttcccttggtATGAGTTTATCTCTGTTCGAAGGCTTgttgatattattattattattattattagttgAGCTACCAGGAAATCTCCATTAGTTATAAACAGACTTGACTTTGTAACTTGTTGCAAGAACTAAATGAGATTTGTTTACTTTGTATACCGAGATCAGTTCTTGATCACAAAACATCAGATCAGATCAAAAGAAAGgtattattatttacattatCACCAGGTcgtttagaatattttttcaacaTAAATCTTTATTCTGCACATTTTACTTTGTGACTCCCAGGAATTAGCTACCTTGGCTCATCCCTGATGCCCCAATGGCACAAAGCATATACATCTAAGTACTCAGAAGTTTATACAGATGCTAGTATTAAGGAGGCCTGGGGTCTGAAGCCTGTGCCAATGAAAGTATTAAATAACCATCATCTCAGTATTTTAAAGCTAGCTAAGACGTATTTTATAAAGTTAATCACACTGTGCTTGCTAATAttattaaagatatttttcatgtgaaagCACAGGggccaagaaaataatttcttattgcTTAGTAAGGGGGtgaataatgaaacaaaaaatttcaTTTAGCTTTCCCCTGAGAGAAACACCCTGGTAAAGTGTGCATGATCCTCCACCACACTCTGAGGTTAAAAAGCTGCTACTGATTCACAGCTACTGTCCCAGCTCAAGTAGAAGGGATCTGTGCTTTTGGTGCTGGTGTTGAGTGCCAGATTCAAGCCCGCTGTTAATGCAAGATGCCTATATACACAGAGGCTTGTGACATTTGCCTACAGAGTATCTTGAATAGAATAATATTATTCCTAGATGCAGAACTTTATGGACTAACGTGttgctctttaaaaataaagatgggCATTTGCTGTAAGGAACTGGAGAATACATGCACTTACCTGGCTACTCAGCCTTTAGAGAAAGAGACTAGAGTGTTGTGGGACTAAGAGGAACAGAGGCTAAGGAGCTGCTGAGCCAGATAACCAGCGTGACTGCATTTTCCCAGGAGATGGAATACATTGCAACTGTGGAATCCGGTCCCTAGAAAACTAGGACTTTTTGATGCAGTTCATATAAAACACGTAGGACTTCTTGTggaaacaagtaaataaaaaacctTTCCAGCTACTACATggagtaaaaatattttgctaatttagcataaaaatgagaaatcactTTGTCCAGATTTCATATAAAAACAATTAAGTcggcttatttttttttaaaaagcatattttaaatctGGCAGTTTATCTACTGGAGTACTGTACAGGATGTTTTAAAGAGCTTCTAACCAGAAGAGTCACTGTTACAGAGCTAAAATTTACACTGTGTTTACATGCATACTGTTAACCATCTAGGTTTGACACAGATACAAACTAAGATGCTGATCCTTATTTTGACAAACAAGACAGGTCTACATTTTAACCCACTTGatgtataataaataaaagttcaGTATTAGAAGAACAGGagtgttaaaatagattttgaaatcaaaataaGGCATTGCAGGATTATCAGTGTAGAGAAAAGCAGGTTCCTATAcctccttttctgaaagaaagcaaggtTGGTTAATAAAATTAAAGGTTGAGATACAGCAGGTATTTTAATTcccatttcatttaaaaacaaatggagTACAAGGTAATGGATATCCATAGGATGCACATGCTATTTTGCTTGTAAACTGCAGACGAGAGAATTTCTGAAGCTATTTATCCTCACTGAATCTGCTGATGCCTAATTAGACCAAATGACTAAATTTGAGATACGATCAAAAGTCCACAAAAGCCAGTCTcttatttcattaaaactgctAAATATTTAGGAAATCTAGAcacttccacatttttttcccatgcttcATTTAAACTTTGATCAGCAAGACTCTGCTTTCATAAATCACCTACCGACATATTCATAAACTGGCTTGGGAAAAACATACGGGTTTTGTTACAATGAATTTTAAGATCTTGCATACACCTCAGAGTCTGGAGCTATGGCATTTCTCCAAAATAGTTCACAGTTCCCGCAGTTAATACCGTACTGCAAAATGGCACTAAAGTGCATAAGTATCTGAATGTTTGTTGGGCTAAAAGGTGCTGTGCAAGCTTAAGCTACTGCTTTGCCATTATATACAAGATCATTTTTCTTTGGGGAGGGGTACTAGTTCTGGAATGCCaccaattttaattttaatggagGATTGTCTACCGTTCACCTTTCTATAAGACGTAAATGCCCCCTTTCTGACTCTTCTGTTTGTCAAGAacagtaaaagagaaaacagtatatccaaaaatgcatttcaagaTAATCTACCAGacatggtatttaaaaaaaggaaaaaaaaatatgggaaaaagaagaatacAAGATACTCCAGATGAAAAGTGGACATGCTCTTTGTAACTAGCCATGGATCTTCTGATCAAATGAACATGCTGTTCATTTTTATCAAAACATGAGTACTAAACTaccataaataaaatacatacagtaCAGAacaattaaaacttttttgtaCAGTAGTTACTTTTACGTTAAACTTACCATCTTTTCAGATATGTTGAAAATTAGGGCTCTAAACATGATTATTTCAAAGTATCGTTTTTAACAATCTTGCACAGGCCCGACAATCAAAAACACGAAGCTTTGATTCAGATAGCTTGGCAGGTTTCACATACTTTGATAGGTAGGCTACTTTGAAATACGTTGGGTGTGTTTTTTacttacacattttatttttatcaaaagaCAGTTcgaatattattatttaaatctttATACGAACTGGTTTGTGCAATACCACTGCCAGTGTAGcttgagaaaacaaaatgtgtctGGAACATTGACTATAGTCCAAGTGTTGTCTACCTCTTAAAAAAGTAAGATTCTAGGAAATCCAATGTGAGTGCATTTTAATACAGGAAGTCAGTCttagaataattttaatattaaacagGTACCGTTTCTACCACTGGTGATTTGATGCACTCCTCGTGCAGTCTGCTCTTTTCTGGGAGGTTTAGCGAATTCTCAGCAGGGTGCTCTTGTACACGACTTTCGCCATTCAACGCTGTAACAAAGCCGTCTTGAGAAGGACCTTTCAAGTATGAGTGAAATTCCACTTGAGGGTGACTTGGCCTgtgctcagtgtataaactgtTACATGGAGCACTGCTatcaccttcagaagatgagCAGCAAACAATCACTGAGGGGTTTGCAGAAGGGTAATGAGGGCTGCTAAAAGTTTCCTCTGATTGCCGTGTGTAGCCAACAAACTGTTCTGAAGTCATGTTGTAAGGCACCAGAGAAAGACTACCGTTCTTGACAGCATCCCTTTCTGAGTAAGTCTCACCGATCTGGTTAGCAGTGCCAGCAACGTGGTTCTCTATTTGGTAATACAGATTTGAAGAGTTAGTATAGTATGAGGCATTTTTAGAGTGGTTTTCATGCACAGCAGTTCCATCAGAGTagcaaagaacagaaggaagaggCACCATATCAGCATGGGAGCCCATGCTTTCTACAAAgtcatctgctttttcttcctcatcatcttcctcctcgtcttcctcttcctcttcatcatcATCTGATTCACTAGGGGCTAAACTCTGTGTGCTAGAATCTGTTACTCCACTACAAAAGCTACTcccatcttcctcttcctcctcttcccctgggCAGTCCAAGTCCTCGGCTGACTGAGAATGCATAACTGCAGCCGGAGGTTCAGTTTCAATCTCAAAATTTTCTGCAATTGAATATTCAACCGGATGGGGTCCTGGACTCATAGAACTGGTGTGTGCACTTATCTCACTGTGGCAGCCATTTAGTGTCGGAACTTGCTGCTCTCTATTTTTCTCCAGTTCTAGTTTCATTATTGTGTGCAAAAAGTGAGTCCGTACACGGATTGGGTTAAATTCAATTCTACCTGCTGTATTGCTACACCCTTCTTTAGTGCAACCGCACGGAAAAGACATACGatccaccttttaaaaaaaagaacacagattAACAATACGTAGCATAAGCCTGTGCTCTAACAGAACCTAGACAGCCTAGAAAAATACAGTAGTGAAGTGGAATTCACTTGAGAATTACCCGTAAGAACAGTCAAAGCTAACAGTAACTCAGCCAGATAGCCCTGGGATTTAGCACTACTGATGGGACAGTGGGGGACCCATACATGCGCCAGTGCTGCAGAACAGGAAAGGTCTGTTTCAGCTCTACAGGTGAAAGCATTACACAATGGAACAAAAAATAGGTAGTTTTTCTATATATGGATCTGCTACAGCTTTACTTCATGTTATGCTCAAATCCAGGCAAAAGCATTACCAGAAAGTCTGAAATTTGGTAAAAATCATGGAAACTAGCAATCTATTGAAACAAAATgaactatatataaaaaaccttTATGAAGTTGCCAGTGGGGATGCTTGACCACAGTAGGAATAAAAACGCAAGTACAATTTAAAAGATATTCCAGCCAACTGCAGATGCAGTATTACAAGCTCAACAGACTGTGGGTAGAACTTTTCTATCTAACCTTAAACCATcttaaatttctaaaaatgtgaCTAAATCCACATGTCTGGTAGTTCAGTTAGACAGCTTAAGGTCTATAATTTTCATCTACACTGTAATACCTGAGTATCAAATATGATGCAGAAGAGAACCGTGTAACACCATCTAGTACATCTTCCCCCACATACGAAGATGAAAACAGGGACGGTAAAGagaatacattatttaaaatagcaGAGGAAGTTTAGCTTGGATTTAAGAGATGATGAAAAATGCATTCAGGAAGAAGTTAACTCAACTGCATAACAGCGACTCAGGAGAATTAGTGGAAACATCTTTTAGGGAGCATTTTGGGACATTTACAGCTCCACACAGGAAActatgtaaatgtaaaatacaaaatacctTTTCACTCTGAA comes from the Falco peregrinus isolate bFalPer1 chromosome 8, bFalPer1.pri, whole genome shotgun sequence genome and includes:
- the CSRNP3 gene encoding cysteine/serine-rich nuclear protein 3 isoform X1, which produces MSGILKRKFEEVDGSSPCSCVWESDDDISSSESADSGSNTHPSTSNHFTRACDSIAAMSGILKRKFEEVDGSSPCSSVRESDDDISSSESADSGDSVNPSTSNHFTPSSILKREKRKRTKNVHFNCVTVYYFTRRQGFTSVPSQGGSTLGMSTRHNSVRQYTLGEFAMEQERLHREMLREHLREEKLNSLKLKMTKNGTVESEEANTLTLDDISDDDIDLDNTEVDEYFFLQPLPTKKRRALLRASGVKKIDVEEKHELRAIRLSREDCGCDCRVFCDPESCTCSLAGIKCQVDRMSFPCGCTKEGCSNTAGRIEFNPIRVRTHFLHTIMKLELEKNREQQVPTLNGCHSEISAHTSSMSPGPHPVEYSIAENFEIETEPPAAVMHSQSAEDLDCPGEEEEEEDGSSFCSGVTDSSTQSLAPSESDDDEEEEEDEEEDDEEEKADDFVESMGSHADMVPLPSVLCYSDGTAVHENHSKNASYYTNSSNLYYQIENHVAGTANQIGETYSERDAVKNGSLSLVPYNMTSEQFVGYTRQSEETFSSPHYPSANPSVIVCCSSSEGDSSAPCNSLYTEHRPSHPQVEFHSYLKGPSQDGFVTALNGESRVQEHPAENSLNLPEKSRLHEECIKSPVVETMILHTKIAEISTVKQHI
- the CSRNP3 gene encoding cysteine/serine-rich nuclear protein 3 isoform X3, which produces MSGILKRKFEEVDGSSPCSSVRESDDDISSSESADSGDSVNPSTSNHFTPSSILKREKRKRTKNVHFNCVTVYYFTRRQGFTSVPSQGGSTLGMSTRHNSVRQYTLGEFAMEQERLHREMLREHLREEKLNSLKLKMTKNGTVESEEANTLTLDDISDDDIDLDNTEVDEYFFLQPLPTKKRRALLRASGVKKIDVEEKHELRAIRLSREDCGCDCRVFCDPESCTCSLAGIKCQVDRMSFPCGCTKEGCSNTAGRIEFNPIRVRTHFLHTIMKLELEKNREQQVPTLNGCHSEISAHTSSMSPGPHPVEYSIAENFEIETEPPAAVMHSQSAEDLDCPGEEEEEEDGSSFCSGVTDSSTQSLAPSESDDDEEEEEDEEEDDEEEKADDFVESMGSHADMVPLPSVLCYSDGTAVHENHSKNASYYTNSSNLYYQIENHVAGTANQIGETYSERDAVKNGSLSLVPYNMTSEQFVGYTRQSEETFSSPHYPSANPSVIVCCSSSEGDSSAPCNSLYTEHRPSHPQVEFHSYLKGPSQDGFVTALNGESRVQEHPAENSLNLPEKSRLHEECIKSPVVETMILHTKIAEISTVKQHI
- the CSRNP3 gene encoding cysteine/serine-rich nuclear protein 3 isoform X2, producing the protein MSGILKRKFEEVDGSSPCSCVWESDDDISSSESADSGSNTHPSTSNHFTRACDSIAAMSGILKRKFEEVDGSSPCSSVRESDDDISSSESADSGDSVNPSTSNHFTPSSILKREKRKRTKNVHFNCVTVYYFTRRQGFTSVPSQGGSTLGMSTRHNSVRQYTLGEFAMEQERLHREMLREHLREEKLNSLKLKMTKNGTVESEEANTLTLDDISDDDIDLDNTEVDEYFFLQPLPTKKRRALLRASGVKKIDVEEKHELRAIRLSREDCGCDCRVFCDPESCTCSLAGIKCQVDRMSFPCGCTKEGCSNTAGRIEFNPIRVRTHFLHTIMKLELEKNREQQVPTLNGCHSEISAHTSSMSPGPHPVEYSIAENFEIETEPPAAVMHSQSAEDLDCPGEEEEEEDGSSFCSGVTDSSTQSLAPSESDDDEEEEEDEEEDDEEEKADDFVESMGSHADMVPLPSVLCYSDGTAVHENHSKNASYYTNSSNLYYQIENHVAGTANQIGETYSERDAVKNGSLSLVPYNMTSEQFVGYTRQSEETFSSPHYPSANPSVIVCCSSSEGDSSAPCNSLYTEHRPSHPQVEFHSYLKGPSQDGFVTALNGESRVQEHPAENSLNLPEKSRLHEECIKSPVVETVPV